A stretch of the Planifilum fulgidum genome encodes the following:
- a CDS encoding ABC transporter permease: MGCILSAEARKFKRSAILWVIAAVVLFPVAVSLLMAMGMEANGRRVPFFIFFSNHFLFVHLLIGAPLFTLIAGYVFSREHQERTINHLLTYPYSRWQWYAGKLLIVAPIVALVLAVQFLLQWGAGALYTGEFLPKDAFMDVPASEMLMRIIKAALLGILFQILLIPAGAAAGILGKNVIAPVVLGVCAAGINGVILIAGISMKYAALNPWFIPILHSGMMAETPSDDVFLRAYVSLAAVCIVSLAVGLHRFVKADVHSGS, translated from the coding sequence ATGGGATGCATTCTGAGCGCCGAGGCGCGTAAGTTCAAGCGGTCCGCCATCCTGTGGGTGATCGCTGCGGTGGTTCTGTTTCCCGTCGCGGTGAGCCTGCTGATGGCGATGGGGATGGAGGCGAACGGTCGCAGGGTTCCTTTTTTCATATTTTTTAGCAACCATTTTCTGTTCGTCCATTTGCTCATCGGGGCTCCCCTGTTTACGCTGATCGCCGGGTACGTCTTTTCCCGGGAGCACCAGGAGCGGACGATCAACCACCTGCTCACCTATCCGTATTCCCGCTGGCAGTGGTATGCGGGAAAGCTGCTGATCGTGGCTCCCATCGTGGCCCTTGTGCTGGCGGTCCAGTTCCTTCTGCAATGGGGGGCCGGCGCCCTGTATACCGGTGAATTCCTGCCGAAGGATGCCTTTATGGATGTGCCGGCAAGTGAGATGTTGATGCGGATCATCAAGGCGGCCCTGCTGGGCATTTTGTTCCAGATCCTGCTCATCCCGGCCGGAGCGGCGGCGGGGATCCTCGGGAAAAACGTGATCGCTCCCGTCGTTTTGGGCGTCTGCGCCGCCGGGATCAACGGGGTGATCCTGATCGCCGGGATCTCCATGAAATATGCCGCCCTCAATCCCTGGTTCATTCCCATCCTCCATTCGGGGATGATGGCCGAGACGCCTTCCGATGACGTATTTCTCCGGGCATACGTGTCCCTGGCCGCCGTCTGCATCGTCTCGCTGGCGGTGGGCCTGCACCGCTTTGTGAAGGCCGATGTGCACAGCGGTTCGTGA
- a CDS encoding ABC transporter ATP-binding protein, with amino-acid sequence MDIVLRTHQLTKRYGKKLAVSGVNMTVKRGEIYGFLGQNGAGKTTTLRMITGMVKPTAGKIELFGRTEEKGRHRLFRRMGTIIETPGAYRNLTAWENLDLHRRLMGVPEKERVEEILELVGLTEARNVKYKKFSLGMKQRLGIGRALLHQPEFLVLDEPTNGLDPQGIMEIRQLLRDLAEKRKITILISSHILSEIQQLATKIGIIHQGRLLEEIDYETLQQKNRHYLQLKVSDDRRAAFLLENRLRIADYQVAEPGVLRVYERLHESARINRLLIENGVDIAEATLMRDSLEDYFIRLTGVRANGMHSERRGA; translated from the coding sequence GTGGACATCGTGCTGAGGACCCATCAGCTCACCAAGCGGTACGGGAAGAAGCTCGCCGTCAGCGGCGTGAACATGACGGTGAAGAGGGGGGAGATCTACGGTTTCCTCGGGCAGAACGGAGCGGGGAAAACCACCACCCTGCGCATGATCACCGGCATGGTGAAACCGACTGCCGGCAAGATCGAGCTGTTCGGCAGGACGGAGGAAAAGGGGCGGCATCGGTTGTTCCGGCGGATGGGAACGATCATCGAGACGCCGGGCGCCTACCGCAATCTGACCGCCTGGGAGAACCTGGACTTGCACCGCCGGCTGATGGGCGTGCCCGAGAAGGAACGGGTGGAGGAGATCCTGGAACTGGTCGGTCTGACGGAAGCCCGCAACGTGAAATACAAGAAGTTTTCCCTGGGGATGAAACAGCGCCTGGGCATCGGCCGGGCCCTGTTGCACCAGCCGGAGTTTCTGGTGCTGGATGAGCCCACCAACGGGCTGGATCCCCAGGGGATCATGGAGATTCGCCAACTCCTCCGGGATTTGGCCGAAAAGCGGAAAATCACCATCCTCATCTCCAGCCACATTTTGAGCGAAATCCAGCAGCTGGCCACCAAGATCGGCATCATACACCAGGGAAGGTTGCTGGAGGAGATCGATTACGAGACGCTGCAGCAAAAGAACCGCCATTATCTCCAGCTCAAGGTGAGCGACGACCGCCGTGCCGCCTTTTTGCTGGAAAATCGGTTGCGAATTGCCGATTATCAGGTGGCGGAGCCGGGAGTCCTCCGGGTTTACGAGCGGCTCCATGAGTCGGCGCGGATCAACCGCCTGCTGATCGAAAACGGGGTGGACATTGCGGAAGCGACGCTGATGCGGGACTCCCTGGAGGATTACTTCATCCGCCTGACGGGGGTGAGGGCGAATGGGATGCATTCTGAGCGCCGAGGCGCGTAA
- a CDS encoding sensor histidine kinase — protein sequence MTVAAAGILLFFVLLLWLVHLRRSRQIRQMADTLEAFAENNRNLRIRLFTKDPALTLLALRINRLAEQFQGMEERTAYLEAERKRLLTHVSHDLRTPLTSLLGYVEALRRDPDLTEGDRAEYLEVIEEKAKRLTVLINDFFELAKLEAGDTEIRLRPMDVCERVRESVLTFYREITEAELTPEIRIPDGEILVLGDPYATERILNNLIGNALRYGREGGVIGVGVREEESCVWVEVWDRGPGIAEEELPRIFDRLHTGDRSRNPHMRGSGLGLTIVKQLVEKQKGEIRVASDPHRKTVFSFSLMKAKESGSRIPDPLPPL from the coding sequence ATGACGGTCGCGGCTGCGGGGATCCTGCTTTTTTTTGTTCTTCTCCTCTGGCTGGTGCATCTCCGGCGGAGCCGCCAGATCCGCCAGATGGCCGACACGCTGGAGGCGTTCGCCGAAAACAACCGCAACCTCCGGATCCGCCTGTTTACGAAGGACCCGGCTCTGACCCTCCTGGCCCTTCGCATCAACCGGCTGGCAGAGCAGTTTCAAGGGATGGAAGAGCGGACCGCCTATCTGGAAGCGGAGCGGAAACGCCTTTTGACCCACGTTTCCCACGACCTGCGCACCCCCCTCACTTCCCTCCTCGGCTATGTGGAGGCCCTGCGGCGGGATCCCGATTTGACGGAGGGGGATAGGGCGGAATATCTGGAGGTCATCGAAGAGAAGGCCAAAAGATTGACCGTTTTGATCAACGATTTCTTCGAGCTGGCCAAGTTGGAAGCCGGCGACACCGAGATCCGCCTGCGGCCGATGGATGTGTGCGAACGGGTTCGCGAGTCGGTGCTCACCTTTTATCGGGAGATCACGGAAGCGGAATTGACGCCGGAGATCCGGATCCCCGACGGGGAGATCCTCGTCCTGGGAGACCCTTATGCCACGGAGCGGATTCTGAACAACCTGATCGGCAACGCCCTGCGGTACGGCCGGGAAGGGGGCGTGATCGGCGTGGGCGTCCGCGAAGAGGAGTCTTGCGTTTGGGTGGAGGTGTGGGACAGGGGGCCCGGGATTGCCGAGGAGGAATTGCCCCGGATCTTTGACCGCCTCCACACCGGCGACCGGTCCCGCAATCCCCATATGCGCGGAAGCGGTCTCGGCCTGACCATCGTCAAGCAGTTGGTGGAAAAACAGAAGGGGGAGATCCGGGTGGCAAGCGATCCCCATCGCAAGACGGTGTTCTCCTTCTCCCTGATGAAAGCGAAGGAATCGGGGAGCCGGATACCGGACCCGTTGCCCCCTTTGTAA
- a CDS encoding response regulator transcription factor: MSAPNILIVEDDREISRLIDTYLRKEGYRTDRAADGSEACMLLAARSYHLVILDLMIPEIDGWEVLRRIRAKGAVPVIILSAKGEEADKVLGLGLGADDYLTKPFSMAELIARVKAQLRRYLYLNDSSAQGPSVLEHGDLKLDLNTYEVRVGERRVMLTAKEFEILKLFLSHPGRVFTKAQIFESVWREAFTADENTVMVHIRRLRTKIEPDPSNPKYIRTVWGIGYRLGGEDG; encoded by the coding sequence ATGTCAGCGCCCAACATTCTCATTGTCGAGGACGACCGGGAAATCAGCCGCTTGATCGACACCTACCTGCGCAAGGAGGGATACCGGACAGACCGGGCGGCGGACGGGAGCGAAGCCTGCATGCTGCTTGCCGCCCGCAGCTATCATTTGGTCATCCTGGATCTGATGATCCCCGAGATCGACGGTTGGGAAGTGCTTCGCCGCATCCGGGCAAAGGGGGCCGTGCCGGTGATCATTTTGTCGGCGAAGGGGGAAGAGGCGGACAAGGTGCTGGGGTTGGGACTGGGAGCGGATGATTACCTGACCAAGCCCTTTTCCATGGCCGAGCTGATCGCCCGGGTGAAGGCGCAGTTGCGCCGCTATCTCTACCTGAACGATTCGTCCGCCCAGGGGCCGTCCGTCCTGGAGCACGGGGATCTGAAGCTGGATCTGAACACCTACGAGGTCCGGGTGGGGGAGCGGCGGGTGATGCTTACTGCGAAGGAGTTTGAGATTCTCAAATTGTTTCTTTCCCACCCGGGCCGCGTTTTTACCAAGGCCCAGATCTTCGAGTCGGTCTGGAGGGAAGCCTTCACCGCCGACGAAAATACGGTGATGGTGCACATTCGGCGCCTGCGCACCAAGATCGAGCCGGACCCCTCCAACCCGAAATATATACGGACCGTGTGGGGCATTGGTTACCGGCTGGGGGGAGAGGATGGATGA